The genomic segment GTTCGTTGCAGCTGGCTACAATCTACATGTTATTTTGCCTTGAAAAGAAGGATGGCGGAGGGAGATCCTGCAGTTTTGTTTGCTTGTTTGTTCGTTCGTTCGTCGAGTATGCTAGAACAATCTCTTTAgtcatttttctctttatatGTTTTCTGATTTACATTCTTTGGCTTTGTCAGTTTGCCCCTTTGGGGTAAGTAGTAGATAGGGGAATTGGAAGTGTGATGAGACTTATTATATACTCTTATTGTTGAACTTGTTGGAGATTCACAAATCTCAAAATATAGCTTTAGTTACAAGATGTGCCTTTATTATATCTCCATTAGGTCCTGAATATGCTTCTTTGATTGgataatatgaaatggagatACATCTTTGTTCTGGACTATTAGCCTGTGCTTCTTTGCTATTTTGCTGTCATATTTTCTTGCAAAATTTGCTTCAAATACTCCTCTTTGGAGTCgtcgagggtctatcagaaacaaacCCTAACCCTGTTCCCCTATAAAGGTAGCCTCTTTGGAGGCGTCgagggtctattagaaacaatCTTGTTCTTCTATAAAGGTAGCCTCTTTGGAGGCgtcgagggtctatcagaaatggATTGTTTCCCTATAAAGGTAGCCTCTTCGGAGTTGTCTagggtctattagaaacaaccaTGTTCCCCTATAAAGGTAGCCTCTTTGGAGTTGTCGAGAGTGTTTATCAAAAACAATCCTGTCCCCCTATAAAGGTAGCCTCTCTGGAGTTGTTTATCAAAAACAACCCTGTCCCCCTATAAAGGTAGCCTCTTTGGAGTTgttgagggtctatcagaaacaaccatGTTCCCCTATAAAGGTAGCCTCTTTGGAGTCATCGAGGGTCTTAGAAAAAACCATGTTCCCCTATAAAGGTAGCCTCTTTAGAGTTGTTgagggtctattagaaacaaccCTATTCCCCTATAAAGTTTGGAGGAGTTGAGGGTCTAGCAAAACAACTATGTTTCCCTATAGAGGTAGCCTCGTGGAGTCATTgagggtctattagaaacaaccttGTTTCCCTATAAAGGTAGCCTCTTTGGAGTCATCgaaggtctatcagaaacaattcTGTTTCCCTATAAATGTAGCCTCTTTGGAGTTGTCGAGGTAGCCTCTTTGGAGTTGTCGAGGGTCTATTTGAAACAACCCTATTCCCTTATAAAGGTAGCCTCTTTGGAGTCGTTGAGGGTCTAGCATTAACAACCATGTTCCCCTATAGAGGTAGCCTCGTTGGAGTCGTTgagggtctattagaaacaatCCTGTTTTACTATGAAGGTAGCCTCTTTGGAGTCGTCGAGGGTCTATCCGAAACAATTCTGTTTCCCTATAAAGGTAGATGTTAAAGGTATTTTCCTATGAAGGTAGCCTCTTTGGAGTCGTCGAGGGTCTATCCGAAACAATTCTGTTTCCCTATAAAGGTAGATGTTAAAGGTTTGGTGCATACTTTTTTTCTAGACAACTAGCCTATGCTTCTTCGTATCTTTGTTACCGTATCGTCGTATTTTCTTACAACCTTGCTTTGAATACACCTTAGAGCGGAGGGTCTATTAAAATCCAACCCTCTACCCCGGTAGAGGTAAGATTTACATTCATTTTGCCCTCTTTAAACTTGTCGGATTATGATTAATGAAATATTACTTCGATAGAGTAagttgtttttatgttgtttactcTTAACAGAATCACACGTTCGCTATAAAAACCTGAAGtcgtcatattttttgaaaaattatatcGTATATATAGGTTAAAGGAGTACCTTTTAAGAAGATACGAATACTCTCGACATAAGTGTCAGAGGTAAATTAACTTTTTGAAGTGTGAAAGTTCGATCCGCAATTTTGTATTCTAAGTAAATTATGCGAACAACTTTAAGGGATCGTGAAtaacttgagaaaaaaaaaaaaaaagatcaaggtgaaacaaataagtaattttattatCCTATTTTATATTCACTTAGCTAAGTTAAAGGTGGATTAGGTGGTTCAAGATTTTGAAAAAAGTATAAAATCAAaagtataattaattaattagattTTGACTTTTGACCATGCAATtgaatgtgttattaatttttagtCAAAAGTGGCAACGcatgaatattattttatttcacaatAATAAACGTTTTTTTGTGGTGTTCATATAAACTTTGTAATGTACaactatcaaatttttttaattaaaaaatattgctACTAGATACAAAcaaaattgtaaaattaaaattatcgATAGTGTCTATAGATCGCAACGTCTTCGTGATAGAGACGTATCAAAGGACGAATTCTGTGAGTTCGACTGAATACATTATTTATTGCTagacttatatatatacatacaataaaaTTGTGGTGCAAATTTTTTATGACATTACCAATAAATTATGTCGTGTATTCAACAACCCTTTTTGTTGCTTCTATGAAAGTTGATTCCTCCCATTCATCTCCCTATAGCAAAGACAAaaccacaaaaataaataaataaataaataaataaatggttTATAGTGGATCTAGTAGTCAGATATGAAGTCGACTTTGTTCGAGTGGGGCTTTTCGATGGAAACTCAAATTTAGTCAGCCCCAATGTAGATACCAAACACACGCAGTGGACACAGTAAGAATGACAACATACCaagtatattttttcataaaatgggGTCTGAAGAGGATAACAAAAGTCTGTATCACTACCTTAGGGTGAGATAgaaagactgttttcgatagactctcGGCTCAAGACACCCACGATGGAAACACCGAGAATAACGACATACCAAATATATTCCAGCAAAGTGGGGTTTGGAGAGGGTAACGAAAGTCCACACCACTACCTTAAACgcgaagtagagaggttatttccgatagaccctcggctcaagacccCGATGGAAACAACAAGAATAACAACATACtaagtatattcccaccaagtgaggtctggagagggtaacGAAGTCCGTACCACGACCTTAGAGGTCAGGTAGAGAGGTTGTCTTAGATAGATCCTCGGCTCAAGACCCCGGTGGAAACAACAAGAATAACAACATACTAAGTACATTCCCACAAAGAAGGATTTAGAGAGGGTAACGAAATCCGTACCACTATACCTTCGAGGTGAGGTAcaaaggctgtttctgatagaccaaCGGCTTATAACACCCGCGATGAAAGCAAAAAGAATAACAGTATACATAGGGAGACTGTTTTCGATCAACCCTCGACTCAAAACACCCGCGGTGAAAACAACAAGAATAACAACATACCAAGTATATTCATTCCCACAAAGttgggtctggagagggtaacgAAGTTCATACCACTGCCTTAAAAGGTAAGGTacagaggctgttttcgatagaccctcgactcaaaatCCGATGGAAACAAACAAACgaaaaaagtataatttttttttttttttcctttttaagaaAGAATGTATACCTGAATTGTCAGCCGTAAGGTTATGACAGCAACCGGACATGATTGAACCAATGTTGTGTTTGCATCAATAGCCACTACATTTAcaaaattaaccattttcaagaactTCATTAAGCAAATAACCAAATCCACTATGCTGCATTTTCCTCTGGCTATAACTTGCAAGTCCACAATTCTTTCTTCTACGTTTGTTATGTAAACAGCTACTTTTCCACTTTCATTTTGTTGAAATTGAAATGCTTCTTTCTTGTTTAACAATTGTGCTTCCAATATTTCATTCCTTTTACATAATTCTTTCACTTGATCTTTCAAACAACTGATGTAGTCTGTTGTACTAGCAAGAACTGATGCTTTGTCCTTCTGCAATGTTCGAAgatataattaagtaaataacgTATGTTCAGAAGGTCACATAATTCAATATGGTATTAGAACATACAGAGGTCATGTTGGTCTTTTTCAAGAATCATGTTTATACATGAAGTGGGGTGTTGAAGATATAGTCAAGTAAATATACGGGTGTTACGTTCTTTCTATGGCAGCATATtcaatatggtatcagagcagaCAGAAGTCATGagtttattttcattcttttcacgtgttttagtttttttaagaATCAAGTTCACACGTAAGAAGATGTGTTGAAAATGCACTCAAGTAAATACTAAtgtgttttctaaaacaaaagggaaaaaaaaatctgaaatatacctaaactttgaTGAAATTTACTGTAACACGCCTCAACTTTGCAGGTCCCATGACTcccctaaattattttttttcgtatttttgtggcatatatttgCTTAACTGGACCACTTCAGACCCCTACGCGCTTAGCTGTGTGTATATTCACGTAGTGGTCCAGTTGACAAATATATGTCACAGAAACACAGTAAAAAAATAATCTAGAGAGGTCATAGAACCCCGCAAAGTTGAGGCGTATTATAACAACTTTCGTcagaattaaaatatatttcgAACCTTTTTCTCAAAAGTAAACATACGCTTTTTGATAAACCATTCATTTCTTGATGGATATTCATATTTGAGTCTACTAAAGGCCGGACTAGCCTTGTGGTGGTTATTAGAGGACACCTCTATTGTGACACGCTCTCTTCTAGTTATACGATCAACAGGATCAGTCGACTAGAGGTTAGGGCTAGTCGTCCCTTCTACTGACCGAACCCTCAGTTTCTCACAATTCAAACATTTTTAACATACCTTGGTTCCTAGAGGGAGCAAAGATCTTAGATGTTGAAAGTTCTCGTTAAGCTTTTCGCGCCTTCTTCGCTCTGAGATCATGTGATGAACCTGTGTAGTCGTAGCGCGAAccccctcttgcctattaatcATATACAGGTTGTTGAAAAATGTCATGTACCTCTtcaatatgttgttgttgtggtgtTTACAGCTTGTTGAGACATAATTGTCTGGTCTAAACTTTGTGAATGCACTACTCATTCGTGTCAATTTGTCTGTAGTTTGTCCGCGAGacaaagaaggagaaggagaaggcgAAGACGATGATGATAGGACAGCAAGATATGCCTGTCTTAATGCATCGTCTTCGCCTTCGATTTTTGGGAATTgagttaatttttgaatttcattgaGATAAAGTGGTGAATATTcacttgatgatgatgaagatgaatgCAAATTTTGATCAATTGGTAGAATAATTgcttttcttgttgttgttgttgttgttggtggtggtgtttgatTTGAGAAATCATTAGGAAACAAGTTGTTcattttgtgtttttttgaaGTTGATTGTCAAGTTACAAATGGGGTTCGTATATTAATAACTTTGGAAATACTACCGACATAGATTGTGGTGCAGTGGATTGGGCTGtttcacccttaatcagaggtcgggGGTCGACCctaggtatggagaaaactctgttgggagcgctgccaccttaatgggccctgcaacgcgcgatctgAATTAGTTGGAGCTCTAATGTGGGCACCAGACAccggatgaaaaaaaaaaaactttggaaatactatatactccctccgtcctaaattgagatgtcacattgattaagaaaaataattaataacatacctagtttaccatagtgctcctattaaataatatttatatttaatttgaagaaaaagtaattaatgcaaagggtaaaacatgaaaaaaaaattgtctcttcttcattaatgaaaaagaataagtaaataaaaaaccaaattaaaaaatttgggacgaataatttgggacggagggagtactaaataattgatttttgagttgactaAAGATAGTAGTAGACTTGGTACTTAGATTGTTAGATACTTCATCTGTTTTGTTTTATATGTGACGGTGTTTGACTAAAAACGAGATGTCCGATAGAAAACCGATACCTTTTTAATGTATATGGAAAGAATGCTTTGGGAGGAAAGTTTTGccgtaactggtaaagttgttgtcgtTTGGCATAGAGGTCATGGGTTCGAGCTGTAGTCGCAACCATATActgtatcggaagctaattatgtatctttaccaaaaaaaaataatatattcgtTGGATGTATCAAAAGCTAATTATGCATCTCAACATAACACGTGTTTGCATCATTGAGAAAAAAGTGGTTATTTTTTGAAGTTGATTGTCATGTTACAAGTGGGGGTTTTTATATTAATAACTTTGGAAATACCATACTAAataattgatttttgagttgGACTAAAGATAGTAGTGGACTTGGTAGTTAGATAATTCATCTGTTTTGTTTTTATACGTGATGGTGTTTGACTGGATACGAAATGTTAGATAGAAAGCCGATACCTTTTTAATGTATATGGAAAGTATTCTTTGGAAGAGAAATTTTGtcgtaactagtaaagttgttgtcatatgACATAGAGATTATGGGTTCGAGCTGTGGACGAAGCCATATactatatcgggagctaattatgtatctttacaaagaataAACAGTATATTCATTGGATGTATCGAGAGGTAATTGTGTATCTCGACATAACATGTGTTTGCATCATTGAGAAAAAGTGGTTCATTTTTGTTTTGTCAAGTTGATTGTCATGTTACAAGTGGGATTCTTATATTAATAACTTTGAAAGATACTATACTAAataattgatttttgagttgactaATATAGTGGTAGTAGACTTGGTAGTTAGATACTTCAtctgttttattttatatgtgaCGGTGTTTgactaaatataatattttagacAGAAAAATGAACCTCTTTTTTTTGACATATATAGAAAGTATCCTTTTGAAAGGGAGCCTTGACGTACCTGATAAAGTCGCTGCCATATAAATACAAAGTCATAAATTCGAACTATGAAAATAACCTcttcacaaaatttaaaattataagtttattaattacaaagttatttttttttaatagactAGAAAAGAAATATGTGGTCTTACTTGAGGGCTAGTAGaaattccaatttcaaattcCATCTTAGCTGTctcaatcaatttttaaatcaataTTTAAGTGTCATTTTCATGCATAACATATTAATATACTATTGGAttgtggaaaaaaaaaagaaaattaatagcCTGGACAtctattaattaaaagaaaaaaagattaacaaaatgtgattttcttttatatgAGTTTAACTTCAATGAATTGACACTTTAGAAGAATTTTTCGTTATCAAATTAGTTGAAAGATAATTACAGCTAAccatttatgaaaaaaaaaaaaaggaatactAAGTTGGAAAATGTTGTTAGACGGGAAGtatgacttattatataaaatatttttagggtttACAATTTTTTTATGCTATCGTCGATTGATAGAGCgaaatgattgaagaaaaaagtcGAGTTAAAAAGAACAAATAcgaattttatgatgattttttcatAGACGGTCACTTGCATTACATATCTTCAATCAACTTCCAGCCCGAAGTAAATTGAGAAAAGCTGATAAGAGTTCTATATTTTAGACTTCTTTGATGGACCTTTCGACTCATAAATGGTTCGATTGGGCCAAAATTATTGAATTCAGATGAACTCAAAGTAAGGGAGTGAACAAAGATTTGAAAAGTACTACTACTATGAAAGGCTAGGGAGGATTCAAAGGGgtgaaatttattatattcaaagtagcaataaatatacatatatgaagAGTCTTAAAAAGTATTACTtcccgtttaaaaaagaatgatctgtTTTGATTtaagataaaatttataaaaataaagaaggtttttgaattttatggtcttaaagttatgttaaatgtaccaaaatatcctttaattttgTGGTCTCAAACATGTcacatgaaaagttgaaattaaagtattgtaaaaaaaaaaaatcattcttttttaaaacaaactaaaaagaaaaatatatcatttttttttcaaatggaGGAAGTATAAATTATTATGTTCCATAAGTAATATGAAAAGGAAACAAATAAGTTTTGGATATTAAACACCTGATAGGGTGAGATGGATGTTAGCCcgttattcttagttaaaagttttgaatttgaattttatgaaagaATAAACCTTTTCTAAGAAGCGTTTTTCCTTTTAATGAACTCTATACGATGCAAATATGAATTAATTGGCAAAAattgtcaacaacaacaaaaaaaaaaaaaagaaaaaaaaaagaaagaaaagcagcaaaagaagaatattgaatttttttaataaaaaagactAGCACTCTGATCCACTTACTTGCTTTTCAAAAAAAGTAGTGGCCAAAGTCCACAAATGTAAAAATATGAAATGCTAGTCAAATGAAAATACTATAGATTTTTATTCGCGTTTCGTCATGAAAAATATGTACTTTTTTTCTGGAGTTAAATTTCAAAAAACATGTTTTGccacaaaattttgaaaattttagaatttaaaataaataaaatttattgtcaCTTTTTTCACttcaatttatttataaaaattcataaacaacttcaatttatattcaaGATCGAATATAACTCTAACTCTagctttaatttaattttcattgcCAAAcgcctatttaattttttgtgatgtACAATTATTATGACCTtgatatttctccttttttttttcacttttccaaattgTGTGATTCTACAGAAAAGATAGCATGAATTTTGACTAATT from the Capsicum annuum cultivar UCD-10X-F1 chromosome 9, UCD10Xv1.1, whole genome shotgun sequence genome contains:
- the LOC107840929 gene encoding putative transcription factor bHLH041; protein product: MNNLFPNDFSNQTPPPTTTTTTRKAIILPIDQNLHSSSSSSSEYSPLYLNEIQKLTQFPKIEGEDDALRQAYLAVLSSSSSPSPSPSLSRGQTTDKLTRMSSAFTKFRPDNYVSTSCKHHNNNILKRYMTFFNNLYMINRQEGVRATTTQVHHMISERRRREKLNENFQHLRSLLPLGTKKDKASVLASTTDYISCLKDQVKELCKRNEILEAQLLNKKEAFQFQQNESGKVAVYITNVEERIVDLQVIARGKCSIVDLVICLMKFLKMVNFVNVVAIDANTTLVQSCPVAVITLRLTIQGDEWEESTFIEATKRVVEYTT